In Plectropomus leopardus isolate mb unplaced genomic scaffold, YSFRI_Pleo_2.0 unplaced_scaffold24679, whole genome shotgun sequence, the genomic stretch GTCGCAGGCTTCCTGCTGCATGCCACCGTTGGTGAGACTGACGGCGAGCGCCATGAGAGCCGGCAGGTTGTTGGGGCGGAGCTCCAGACACCTGCGGCAGGTGAGACACGTTAGCTTAGCAGCAGTTAGCACAGGTGGGCTGATGATCTCCAGATTTTAGTGTCAGTTTTTAGGCTGAAAGTTGattctaattattttaagaaaatacaaaacaaggcAAATAAGAATGtcacaataatcaataatatgtttttacagggtttttttatatttggatTATACCAGAATTTCTTAAATTCTGGATTTTATCCTGATTTTAAAggatatttttattcatatttggaTACATGTTTTGAAcgttgctttgaaaacattcttcctttgttctcatgtaacattgtgggaacgttttatgaAGAACATTCTCTATACTGTCACCTCTCAGCATCACCGAAACATCCTCAGAGTGTCGCAGCTCAAACGTTAGTCAGCATTCAACCTCACAGCAACATCGTTAGAAacgagaaacatccttaaaaggtTATTTGAAcgttagattaaaatgttttctttaaaacattattgtaacttGTTGTGGGAGCGTTCCCTGTTAACTGGGAACGCTCCTGTAAATGTTAACAGCAGGAAGTCTGACCTCTGCAGGGACACGATGGCGGCCTGCTCGTTCTCGTTCTCGGCCTGAGTCATCCCTAAAACCTGCCAggcctgaaaataaaaacacatgaagaaaagTTTCACTATAAAGTTCGTCATCAGAAACAAAGTCTGCGTCCGGTCCGGGTTCACCTCAGAGTCCTGCGGGTCCTGCAGGATGGcggcctccagcagcagcacggCGGCGTTCAGGTCTCCCTCCCGGGCCTTCTCCTGGCCCTCAGCGAAGGCGCTGGGCCAGTCTCTGTACGGGTTGTTGGTGTTGAAATAGTAACCCtgcagcacacatgcacacaaacacacacacacacacacacacacacacacacagctgtttgaGGTCACATGACTTCAACAGGaggtcgactgatattggttttcagggccgatactgatactgattattagccGTTAAagagaccgataactgatatttagaaccgatttacaatgaaaattaaaatctttgtca encodes the following:
- the LOC121966462 gene encoding PEX5-related protein-like, with amino-acid sequence GYYFNTNNPYRDWPSAFAEGQEKAREGDLNAAVLLLEAAILQDPQDSEAWQVLGMTQAENENEQAAIVSLQRCLELRPNNLPALMALAVSLTNGGMQQEACDALRRWISHNPRYKHLVRYHQSPLRGSPATPRRGPHTSTPARSELQEVLLLFQDAALMNMDCVDPDLQTGLGVLFNLSSDFNKAVEAFTAALSVRPQ